Proteins encoded within one genomic window of Aquarana catesbeiana isolate 2022-GZ linkage group LG03, ASM4218655v1, whole genome shotgun sequence:
- the LOC141134828 gene encoding olfactory receptor 5P60-like, with the protein MAVYTLLLFTLVLIIYIVTICGNCLIIILVNYSKILHSPMYFFLSQLSISDIMLITAIAPNILHIVLHERTSVSFSGCMAQFYVYGTIEAFECYLLTVMSYDRYLAICSPLHYVSIMKQSLCIQLVLASWIFSCSISLISTLEICQLEFCGLNVIDYLYCDLNPLLELSCSDTSTVLMESTLLCVPVLIFPFLVIVVSYTYIVLTILKMSSFSGRLKSFSTCSSHLTVVFLFYGTLIATYLIPKERKSGTISKIMSFLYTVFTPFVNPFIYSLRNKEIKDSLKMYINKRIFIQNIW; encoded by the coding sequence ATGGCGGTATATACTCTGCTGCTCTTCACCTTGGTCCTTATTATATACAttgtgacaatatgtggaaactGTTTAATCATCATACTGGTAAATTACAGCAAGATCCTTCATTCTCCCATGTACTTCTTTCTCTCCCAACTCTCTATATCTGACATCATGCTGATCACAGCTATTGCTCCTAACATTTTACATATTGTTCTACATGAGAGGACCTCTGTATCCTTTTCTGGTTGCATGGCTCAATTTTATGTCTATGGCACAATAGAAGCATTTGAATGTTACCTTCTGACAGTGATGTCCTATGACCGCTATCTAGCCATCTGCTCCCCTCTGCATTATGTCTCCATTATGAAACAATCACTTTGCATTCAACTAGTTCTTGCATCCTGGATTTTCAGCTGTTCTATATCATTAATATCAACACTTGAAATATGTCAACTAGAATTCTGTGGACTAAATGTTATTGACTATTTATATTGTGATTTGAATCCTCTTTTGGAACTTTCCTGCTCAGATACATCCACAGTTCTAATGGAAAGTACCTTGTTGTGTGTTCCTGTGCTAATATTCCCCTTCCTAGTGATAGTGGTTTCATATACTTACATTGTTTTAACAATATTAAAGATGTCCTCCTTTTCTGGAAGACTGAAATCCTTTTCCACTTGTAGCTCTCATCTCACTGTTGTGTTTCTATTTTATGGAACCCTAATTGCCACTTATCTGATTCCAAAGGAAAGAAAATCAGGAACAATCAGTAAGATAATGTCCTTCTTGTATACAGTGTTTACACCCtttgtaaaccctttcatatacaGCTTGAGGAATAAAGAGATCAAGGACAGTTTAAAGATGTATATAAACAAAAGGATATTTATTCAAAACATTTGGTAA